The Candidatus Hinthialibacter antarcticus genome includes a region encoding these proteins:
- the yajC gene encoding preprotein translocase subunit YajC — translation MGTEQAGGMTSIMQMLMPLSICFFIFYFLLIRPQQKQREKHEQKINQLKKGDRLITAGGIYATLIGIKGDVAAIKINEDTKIEIQKSSITHIIEKSDKDNA, via the coding sequence ATGGGTACCGAACAAGCAGGTGGTATGACTTCGATTATGCAGATGTTGATGCCGTTGAGTATCTGTTTCTTTATATTCTATTTTCTTTTGATTCGCCCGCAACAAAAGCAACGCGAAAAACATGAACAAAAAATCAACCAGTTGAAAAAAGGCGACCGCCTCATCACCGCAGGCGGCATCTACGCGACTCTCATCGGTATCAAGGGAGATGTTGCCGCCATCAAAATCAACGAAGATACCAAAATCGAAATCCAAAAATCTTCGATCACTCACATTATTGAAAAGAGCGATAAAGATAACGCGTAA
- a CDS encoding DUF1080 domain-containing protein — MQKPLLIAGISLNFILLAAICVFLFIDPQNRNASNTDAPDIEEAFDLDDFRNAVIDQSQQINMLKDAIIDLSNTIGEIEKKQSSKRMIFIIHADGTTRQVEEEQLSGPEKKLLDQAAENTEADGFEKKQGDSQPILTDAPSDETLNQIETKSAESVTGGEEGFEPLFDEFNTTHPGGWIIQGLEKAGPKIEPGGVLKVGGWDYWAVISKKSFSNFILRFDARFDPKGNSGVLIHTPNKDIFKRKDRVEIQLDAKFGEPLTNKSNGAIERYAKPLSDPRGPIGSWDAYEIRYQDGRVWVKVNGVVIQDGVNLYNIEALTGRSDAGHIAIQRNDYKKSVYFKNLRIKRLPD, encoded by the coding sequence ATGCAAAAACCATTACTGATTGCTGGAATATCATTGAATTTTATTTTGCTTGCAGCGATTTGCGTGTTCCTATTTATCGACCCGCAAAATAGAAATGCTTCAAATACTGACGCGCCCGATATTGAAGAGGCATTCGACCTGGACGATTTTCGTAACGCGGTGATTGATCAGTCTCAGCAGATTAACATGCTGAAAGATGCAATCATTGATTTATCAAACACAATTGGCGAAATCGAAAAGAAGCAATCGTCGAAGCGGATGATTTTTATCATTCATGCGGATGGAACCACCCGGCAAGTCGAAGAAGAACAATTGAGCGGGCCGGAAAAAAAATTGTTGGATCAGGCTGCTGAAAATACAGAGGCAGATGGTTTCGAGAAAAAGCAGGGAGACTCACAGCCAATTCTTACGGATGCGCCGTCCGATGAAACGCTCAATCAGATTGAGACGAAAAGCGCTGAGTCTGTGACTGGCGGCGAAGAAGGTTTTGAGCCTTTATTCGATGAATTCAACACAACGCATCCTGGCGGCTGGATCATTCAAGGCCTCGAGAAAGCGGGGCCGAAAATTGAACCGGGCGGCGTATTAAAAGTCGGCGGGTGGGACTATTGGGCGGTGATCTCAAAGAAGAGCTTTTCTAATTTCATTTTACGGTTTGACGCCAGGTTTGATCCCAAAGGCAACAGCGGCGTCTTAATTCATACGCCCAATAAAGATATTTTTAAGCGCAAAGACCGGGTAGAGATTCAACTGGATGCGAAGTTTGGGGAGCCGCTCACAAACAAATCAAACGGGGCGATTGAGCGCTACGCTAAGCCATTGAGCGATCCGCGCGGGCCGATTGGCTCATGGGACGCGTATGAGATTCGCTATCAAGATGGTCGCGTCTGGGTGAAAGTAAACGGCGTCGTCATTCAGGACGGCGTAAACCTGTACAATATTGAAGCGCTGACAGGCCGCAGCGACGCCGGGCATATTGCCATCCAACGCAACGATTATAAGAAGTCGGTGTATTTCAAAAATCTGCGCATCAAGCGCTTGCCGGATTAG
- the bioB gene encoding biotin synthase BioB — MTIDLQQITDLGLRGDMVPRELSQALLEDEGPDVLPMAQAAGQVRMATFGRKVKLHQINNIQNGLCPEDCGYCGQSKISDAPLNKYPIKSEDEIVEEAHAAKARGAYRYCMVASGRGPTDNRIDQLAHTVKRINQEVGIRTCLSVGIVSKKHAQVLRDAGLDRLNHNLNTSANHTPNIVTTHTYDDRIQTLRDAKSCGLEICSGIITGMGESNQDILDVAYELRDLDARSIPINFLIPIPGNPLYDFNQLSPIRCLKILCVFRFINPTAEIRIGGGREGHLRSLQALALYPANSLFIEGYLVTRGDKVDKTIQMITDAGFEIDGDIDVDADISSAEKYQIDQDPNILNPKTTVTG, encoded by the coding sequence ATGACGATTGACTTACAACAGATAACAGACCTGGGCCTTCGCGGGGACATGGTTCCCCGCGAATTGTCTCAGGCTTTACTCGAAGACGAGGGGCCCGACGTCTTGCCGATGGCGCAAGCAGCAGGCCAAGTGCGAATGGCGACCTTTGGTCGCAAGGTCAAACTGCACCAGATCAACAACATCCAGAACGGGCTGTGTCCCGAAGACTGCGGTTACTGCGGACAGTCAAAAATTTCCGATGCGCCGCTCAATAAATATCCAATTAAGTCCGAAGACGAAATCGTCGAAGAAGCCCACGCCGCCAAAGCGCGCGGGGCGTACCGCTACTGCATGGTCGCCAGTGGGCGCGGCCCGACGGATAACCGTATCGACCAGCTCGCGCACACCGTTAAACGTATCAACCAGGAAGTCGGCATCCGCACCTGCCTGTCTGTCGGCATCGTCTCAAAAAAACATGCGCAGGTTCTTCGCGACGCGGGCTTGGACCGCCTCAACCACAACTTAAACACCAGCGCCAATCACACGCCTAACATCGTCACCACCCATACCTATGACGACCGCATTCAAACCCTGCGCGACGCGAAATCGTGCGGGTTGGAAATTTGCAGCGGCATCATCACTGGAATGGGCGAAAGCAACCAGGATATTCTTGACGTTGCCTATGAACTGCGCGACTTGGACGCGCGTTCGATTCCCATTAATTTTTTAATCCCGATTCCAGGCAATCCCCTGTATGACTTTAACCAACTCTCGCCAATTCGGTGCCTGAAAATTTTGTGCGTGTTTCGCTTTATCAATCCGACTGCGGAAATCCGCATCGGCGGCGGGCGCGAAGGCCACTTGCGCAGCCTGCAAGCGCTGGCGCTGTATCCCGCCAACTCACTATTCATTGAAGGCTACCTGGTGACGCGCGGCGACAAAGTCGACAAAACCATTCAAATGATCACAGACGCAGGGTTTGAAATAGACGGTGATATTGACGTAGACGCAGACATCAGCAGCGCCGAAAAATACCAGATTGATCAAGACCCCAATATTTTAAATCCCAAAACGACAGTTACTGGCTAA
- a CDS encoding DUF5010 domain-containing protein: protein MRLVNVFLCVFAVTISASSQDFRPAWSPGEIAQRSSYSLEQKIVGTHYFYWYDYPKHHFYQDAAQTVDILQDHFVKPESVSYRDAAWHAEQLDDCADAGLDFILPVYWGTPDNYFKPDVSFSVEGLAPLQLAADRRIQERKQPIKIGLFYDTSTLLPSTRGELNRTEKYDLRTNVGKDIFYRTIRDFYFQIHPRHWATVEGKPLVVLYGAAFSKNHDATLYDYVYENFERDFHGVRPYIIRDMSWAQGSDATTQWGAALSGPYFFDNVVQIGAGYNDSAVPGRSTPIRKRENGNFYRWGWEKILDNSANIVLIETWNEMHEGTSICESREYGSQYIELTSEYVKRFKKGDSGNQRFSLKYPDPVPRPPSQQGSEFANEDTVSIRLGSPIEEKGIWLVRGQTDGPVKRARYADEYCIKTVEAANGYMYFSIADPFAYDVKTPIQVKYTYYDDGFVWHALEYDSHDSSATLNGAYKMAVRVECTQTKKWVTREISLEDARFVNRENGAADFRFAVGGGSFALQSVFVMK from the coding sequence ATGCGTTTAGTTAACGTTTTTCTGTGTGTCTTTGCGGTCACGATTTCAGCGAGTTCTCAAGACTTTCGCCCAGCGTGGAGTCCCGGAGAAATTGCTCAACGCAGCTCTTATTCATTAGAACAGAAGATTGTCGGGACGCATTATTTCTATTGGTATGATTATCCCAAGCACCATTTTTACCAGGATGCGGCGCAGACGGTCGATATTCTTCAAGACCATTTTGTGAAACCTGAATCCGTTTCGTATCGGGACGCCGCCTGGCATGCGGAACAACTCGATGATTGCGCCGACGCTGGATTAGATTTCATCCTGCCGGTTTATTGGGGAACGCCGGACAATTATTTCAAACCTGACGTCTCCTTCAGCGTCGAGGGGCTTGCCCCCTTGCAACTTGCCGCTGACCGCCGCATTCAAGAGAGAAAACAACCGATCAAAATTGGATTATTTTATGATACGAGCACGCTGTTGCCGAGTACGCGCGGCGAGTTAAACCGCACCGAAAAGTATGATCTCCGAACCAACGTCGGCAAAGATATTTTTTACCGCACCATACGTGATTTTTATTTTCAGATCCATCCCCGTCATTGGGCGACCGTCGAGGGGAAGCCTCTCGTGGTTTTATACGGCGCGGCTTTTTCTAAAAACCATGACGCGACTTTGTATGACTATGTTTATGAAAACTTCGAGCGGGATTTCCACGGCGTTCGTCCTTATATCATCCGCGATATGTCTTGGGCCCAAGGCTCTGACGCAACCACGCAGTGGGGCGCGGCTTTAAGCGGCCCCTATTTCTTCGACAACGTCGTGCAGATTGGCGCTGGATACAACGACTCTGCCGTTCCCGGGCGTTCGACGCCTATACGCAAGCGAGAAAATGGGAACTTCTATCGTTGGGGTTGGGAGAAAATACTCGACAACTCTGCCAATATTGTATTGATCGAAACCTGGAACGAAATGCACGAAGGGACCAGCATCTGTGAGTCCCGTGAATATGGAAGTCAATACATCGAGTTAACAAGCGAATATGTCAAACGGTTTAAAAAGGGAGACAGCGGCAATCAACGATTCTCTCTCAAATACCCTGATCCAGTTCCTCGGCCTCCATCACAACAGGGCAGTGAATTTGCCAATGAGGATACGGTTTCAATCCGTCTTGGCAGCCCGATAGAAGAGAAGGGCATTTGGCTGGTTCGCGGGCAAACGGATGGGCCGGTCAAGCGCGCGCGATATGCTGACGAGTATTGCATCAAGACGGTCGAGGCCGCAAATGGGTACATGTATTTCTCAATCGCCGATCCTTTTGCGTATGATGTGAAAACTCCCATTCAGGTGAAGTACACCTATTATGATGACGGCTTTGTCTGGCATGCGCTTGAGTATGACTCGCATGATTCAAGCGCGACGTTAAACGGCGCCTATAAAATGGCCGTTCGGGTGGAATGTACTCAAACCAAAAAATGGGTTACGCGCGAAATTTCATTAGAAGACGCGCGGTTTGTCAATCGCGAAAATGGAGCGGCGGATTTTCGTTTTGCGGTTGGCGGAGGTTCGTTCGCGTTGCAGTCTGTCTTTGTGATGAAATAA
- a CDS encoding ATP-binding protein → MYPNINKNRYISQLLIVLSVLGFCFICLAILQEMNFLHRIVRNIVDLIFALFVYIFFCNFFSRFEWSKKAKLLSLIPIGLITIDCLLNIVHSISAFDEIPVLGKNSSFARMFDESFLILTILSLLAFFTYLISELEHTRLAFVEQSKNLKSEIDRRQRIEKRRRHEQQDEIVGQLAGGIAHEFNNILTIIIGNLSIAVCHVEEKHRSYLDKSLASAERASDLVSELLSFSRREQMEFSQVQLENILEQYCKIANQDVDKTIQIQFNNEPNLPPINANESKIFLILMQLTRNANEAILAKRKQNLFQEGEQGIILFDLKRVTVTQDDINHMSLLKEGSYIVLTIRDNGIGISKENQSRLFLPFFTTKEVGEGVGLDLAEVKGTVEQHNGSIRFSSQENVFTEFKIFFPAEDQ, encoded by the coding sequence ATGTATCCTAACATAAACAAAAATCGCTATATAAGCCAATTATTGATTGTTTTATCTGTTTTAGGTTTTTGTTTTATTTGTCTTGCGATTTTGCAAGAAATGAATTTTCTCCATAGAATCGTAAGGAATATTGTAGATTTAATCTTTGCATTATTCGTATATATCTTTTTCTGCAACTTTTTTTCCCGATTTGAATGGTCAAAAAAAGCAAAACTTCTCAGTTTAATTCCAATTGGACTTATCACAATTGATTGTTTACTGAATATCGTGCATAGCATTTCGGCGTTTGATGAAATTCCTGTATTGGGGAAAAATAGCTCTTTCGCAAGAATGTTTGATGAATCATTTCTTATCTTAACGATTCTTTCGCTTCTTGCTTTTTTCACATACCTGATTTCTGAACTCGAACACACACGGCTCGCCTTTGTCGAACAAAGCAAAAACCTCAAGAGTGAAATCGACCGTCGGCAACGAATTGAAAAACGTCGTCGCCATGAACAGCAAGATGAAATTGTGGGACAGTTAGCCGGAGGTATTGCGCACGAGTTTAATAACATCCTCACCATTATCATTGGCAATCTCTCAATCGCTGTCTGCCATGTTGAGGAAAAACACCGTTCCTACTTAGACAAATCTCTAGCCTCAGCAGAACGCGCTTCTGATTTGGTGAGTGAACTCTTGTCCTTCAGCCGCCGGGAACAAATGGAATTTAGCCAAGTCCAACTTGAAAATATTCTCGAACAATATTGTAAAATTGCAAATCAAGATGTGGACAAGACAATTCAAATCCAATTTAACAATGAACCCAACCTTCCTCCAATCAACGCCAATGAGAGCAAAATCTTCTTAATCTTGATGCAACTCACGCGGAATGCAAACGAAGCCATTCTTGCGAAGCGCAAACAAAATCTTTTTCAAGAAGGAGAACAAGGGATTATTTTATTTGATCTTAAAAGGGTAACGGTCACCCAGGATGATATAAACCACATGTCGCTTTTGAAAGAAGGCTCCTATATCGTCTTAACCATTCGCGATAATGGAATTGGCATCTCAAAAGAAAACCAAAGCCGATTATTTCTCCCGTTTTTCACAACGAAAGAAGTGGGAGAAGGCGTAGGTCTTGATCTCGCGGAAGTAAAGGGAACCGTCGAGCAACACAATGGCTCGATCCGTTTCTCAAGTCAGGAAAATGTGTTCACTGAGTTTAAAATATTTTTCCCCGCAGAGGATCAATAA